In Carassius carassius chromosome 5, fCarCar2.1, whole genome shotgun sequence, one genomic interval encodes:
- the LOC132140835 gene encoding V-type proton ATPase subunit G 1-like, translated as MASQSQGIQQLLQAEKRAAEKVAEARKRKNRRLKQAKEEAQAEIEQYRLQREKEFKTKEAAALGSHGNSAVEVDKETVDKMRHIQSSYQKNKEAVLVNLLKMVCDIKPEIHANYRVAG; from the exons ATGGCGAGCCAATCTCAGGGCATCCAGCAGCTGCTGCAGGCGGAGAAACGAGCCGCGGAAAAGGTCGCAGAAGCCCGTAAAA gaaaAAATCGTCGTCTGAAGCAAGCCAAAGAGGAGGCACAGGCTGAGATTGAGCAGTACCGTCTGCAAAGGGAGAAAGAGTTCAAGACAAAGGAGGCTGCG GCCCTGGGGTCCCATGGAAACTCTGCTGTAGAGGTGGATAAGGAGACCGTGGATAAGATGAGACACATCCAGAGCAGTTATCAGAAGAACAAGGAAGCTGTGCTTGTAAACCTGCTGAAGATGGTGTGCGACATCAAGCCAGAGATCCATGCCAATTACCGTGTTGCTGGATAA